One Vitis vinifera cultivar Pinot Noir 40024 chromosome 8, ASM3070453v1 genomic window carries:
- the LOC100266002 gene encoding E3 ubiquitin-protein ligase PUB23, which translates to MEEIDVPPFFLCPISLEIMKDPVTVSTGITYDRESIEKWLFSGKNNTCPATKQVLSADSDLTPNHTLRRLIQAWCTLHASNGVERIPTPKIPINKIQIVKLLNDAKSPQLQMKCIGKLRALAAESDANKRCIESAGAVEFLASIVSKANFTTFEEESDKGLESRSASSEALSILHYLLLSEAGLKKLVGKNGEFVGCLVRVLQRGNYESRAYAVMLLSSMLQVADPIQLIALKPEFFVEAVQVLQDHISHQATKATLKLLIEVCPWGRNKVKAVEAGAVSILTELLLASSEKRACEMILTVLDQLCGCAEGRAELLKHAAGMAIVSKKILRVSHVASERAVRILYSISKFSATPSVLQEMSQLGVVAKLCLVLQVDCGSRTKEKTRDILRLHARAWKNSPCIPTNLLSSYP; encoded by the coding sequence ATGGAAGAAATCGATGTTCCTCCATTTTTCCTCTGCCCGATTTCtttggagattatgaaagaTCCGGTGACGGTGTCAACGGGTATAACGTACGATCGGGAGAGCATCGAGAAGTGGTTGTTTTCCGGCAAAAATAACACCTGTCCTGCGACGAAACAGGTTCTGTCGGCGGACTCCGATCTGACTCCCAACCACACTCTCCGGCGGCTGATTCAGGCGTGGTGTACTCTccatgcttcaaacggtgtagAGCGTATTCCGACGCCCAAGATTCCGATCAACAAGATCCAGATCGTGAAGCTTCTCAATGATGCTAAGTCTCCACAGTTGCAGATGAAATGTATCGGAAAACTTCGAGCCCTTGCGGCTGAGAGCGACGCCAACAAGCGGTGCATTGAGTCCGCCGGTGCAGTTGAATTCTTAGCTTCAATAGTGAGCAAAGCCAACTTCACAACATTCGAAGAGGAATCAGATAAAGGGCTAGAGTCCAGGAGCGCGAGCAGTGAAGCTCTAAGCATTCTCCATTATCTCCTACTGTCAGAAGCCGGGCTCAAGAAGCTTGTGGGAAAAAATGGTGAATTTGTGGGTTGCTTGGTACGAGTACTACAACGAGGAAACTACGAGTCCCGAGCTTATGCTGTAATGCTATTGAGTTCGATGCTCCAAGTTGCTGATCCAATACAATTAATCGCCTTGAAACCCGAATTCTTCGTGGAAGCAGTGCAAGTTTTGCAGGATCATATATCTCACCAGGCCACAAAAGCTACACTCAAACTACTAATTGAGGTTTGTCCATGGGGGAGAAACAAGGTCAAAGCAGTGGAAGCCGGCGCAGTTTCGATATTGACAGAGCTTCTTCTCGCTTCTTCAGAAAAAAGGGCTTGTGAGATGATCCTAACGGTGTTGGATCAGCTATGCGGGTGCGCGGAAGGAAGAGCCGAACTGTTGAAGCATGCAGCCGGGATGGCTATAGTGTCAAAGAAGATACTGAGGGTTTCTCACGTGGCAAGTGAACGGGCAGTGAGAATTCTGTATTCCATTTCCAAGTTCTCTGCAACTCCAAGTGTTCTTCAAGAGATGTCGCAGCTGGGTGTTGTGGCGAAATTGTGTTTAGTGCTTCAAGTGG